The Acidobacteriota bacterium genomic interval AGGTACGTGTGGGATTGAGAAGTGTACCCGGCGCATTATCTCACCCCTTCAGGGTTCGTTTTTCCTCCGATTCGAAACCCAGGGTTCCGCCCTTGCCGCGCTTCGCTTGCCGCGGGCTGCACCCTGGGCTGGCGAATCGCTCGCTTTCAGCGAGCCCGGACCTGACCCTCAACACAGTCGCTGCCCTGCCCCCTCCCCCAGCCTTGCGCTCCCCAGGGGCGGGAAGCGCGAATCGCTCGCCTCAGCGGGCCCGAACGAACCCCGGCGAGCGCCCTCGTTGCAAACTCAAGTCCGGCTCGCTGAAGGCGAGCGATTCGCCAGCCCAGGGAGGAGCCCGCGGCCAAGCGGAGCGCGGCAAGGGCGTATCCCTGGGTCACCACGATCTCTCCCATCCACGCTGAAAGTGTGGGATAACGTTGAAACAATCAGCCTGAGTCAGAACTTCCGACGCGTAGCGCTAATGAGCTTCCGGCCCGAGCAGCTCCATCAGGGCCAGGGGGTCGACGCGGGCGTTGTCCAGGCGCACGGCGTAGTGCAGGTGGGGGCCGGTGACGCGTCCGGTGGACCCGGTCAGGCCCAGTACCTCGCCGCGCTCTACCATCTGTCCTTCATCCACCTTGAACTCCGACAAGTGGGCGAAGAAGCTGTAGAGTCCCAGGCCGTGATCGAGGATAACGGTGCGTCCGGCGAAGTAGAGATCGCGGGCCAGCACCACCTTTCCGGCGTTGGGAGCCTTGACGGGCGTGCCCGAGGGAGCCGAGAAGTCGGCGCCCGTGTGGGGGCTGCGGGGCTTTCCGTTGAAGATGCTGCGCTTGCCGAAACTGTCGCGGTTGACGCGTCCCGGTACGGGCGCTACGAACTCGCCCCGCCAGTAGCGCTGGGGAGTCGAAGTGTGAAAGAGGTCAACCAGCAAGCGCGATTCGCGGGCGATTCGCTCCTGCGTCTCGGGCGGGGGATCGACATACTTGGGCGCGACCGTCAGTTTGCGGGTGGGAAACGTCTTGTCCTCGATCCAGAGCACGTGCTGAGTCCGCAGGGTCCGGCCTGAATCCGGGCCGCTCTCCTCGAGCAGTGCCGTAACCTCGACCGGATAGGTGCCCGGTTTCACGTCCAGGTCGATTCCCAGCAGGACTTCCCAGCGGCCCTCATCGCGGCGGTAGCCCCTGACCTGGCTGCCGAAGGCCGCAGCCCGCACATCGCGCAGCTCCAGGCGAGAGCCGGCGGGGCTTTCTCCGTCTCCGGCTTCAGGGTGGTCGGTGACAGGCGCCTCGACTCCCAGCACCACCACTTCTCCCGGCTGCAGAGCACGCGCCCGATGAGTGACTTGAAGCTCCGCTTGGGGGGCTCGGAGCGCCGCCCCGGGCGCCGAGAACGACGGTGGAGCCGCCCAACAAAGCGTTATCAGGATGATCAAGCGCCGGCTAAGACCTGTTTCTCCCACCATTTCCGCTTCACCTCGAGGTTTTAGGCGTCCGTCTTTTCACGCACGCTGTCCACCTTGTAATCCATGCTTGTGTCCTTATCGGTCCGAGTCCCCAGCCGCATGCTGGCCGTGACGCGCGGGGCGCCCATGGAGTGAACTTTTTCGAAGCATTGCTTGACCGCATCCATGACTTCGTCCCACTCGCCCTCGATGTTGGTGCCCGAAGCGTGCATGTGGGTCTTGAGGCCTGCTTCCTTCAACACTTCCTGGCAGGCCGCGATATACTGGGAAAGGCTAAGTCCCACGCCAAGCGGGACAATCGATAAATCAATGATGACTTTCACGCTCTGCTCCTTGTTCGAGGCCAGAGTACCAAATCCGCGGGATGAGCATTCCATTGGACGATTTTCTGGAGGCGGTCGAGGGTCCTTCGCGCCACTGGGACCTTCTGGAAATCTCCCTCCAGCTGTGCCGCGCCGCTTATCCCGATGACGACCTCAAGGGGGCCCGCCGCACCGTGGACGACCTGGGCCAAAGCGTCCTGAATCACCCCGAGGCCGGGGGCGAGGCCTTTCAGAAGATCAACGCCCTTAACGAAGTGATCTATGAGGACTTCGGACTAAAGGGCGATACCGAAGACTTCTACAATCCCGACAACAGTTACCTGTCGCGCGTCTTGGAGCGCAGGCGGGGAATCCCCATCAGCCTCTGCGTGCTCTACCGCGAATTGGCGGAGCGCATCGGACTGCATCTGGACTCGGTAGCCATGCCGGCCCACTTTCTGCTGCGCCACAGCATGCCTTACCGCAACATCTTCCTGGATCCCTTCAGCCGGGGAAAGATCCTTTTAGAAGACGGCTGCCGGGAGTTGCTGGAGGACCTGTCCCGCAATTCCATCGATTTCCGCAGCGAGTTCCTGCAGCCGGCCTCCAACCGCACCGTAGTGCTCCGCATGCTGGCCAACCTCAAGCAGATTTACCGCCAAGGCGGCAACCGCCGCTTGCTGATCGAGGTGCTGGACCGCCGCATTCCTCTGCTCGACGATCCGTCATACGAGGTGCTGGAAAGAGGCTTGCTCTACTTCGACCTGGATCAGTACGGCGAAGCTCTTCGCGATCTGGAAGGTTTTCTGCGCACTTCCAGCAACGAAGAGCTCAAGCGGCTGATCGAAGAAAAACTGGGCGAAGTGCGCCGGCTGGCCCGAACCCATTGACGGCCAGGGGATTTCGACCCCACTGCGCCAGAGCCGCTATAATGACGCGCGTGAGTGACAAATACTTCACGGTTGAAGAGGCCCGAAAACTGCTGCCTCAGATTCGCGAAGCCATGGAGCGGGCCATAGACGCTTCGCAACTGATGCAGGGTTTCGCCAGCGAGATTCAGACCTTGGCCGACAATGCCGTCAGCAACGCCGGGTCGCCCGCCGGAACCGCTTACCTCGAGCACCTGCTGACGCTCAACAGCTATATCAGCGCCATTCAGGATGCGGGGTGCCTTGTCAAGAGCGTCGAGGACGGACTGGTCGACTTTCCCCATCTCAAGGACGGACGCGAAGTCTATCTGTGCTGGCGCTACGGCGAAGACGACATCAAGTACTGGCATGAAGTGGAAGCCGGTTTCGCCGGACGCAAGCCTCTGGCCGACTCTTGATCCCGTCAGCAGCAATTTACAGGAAAAAGCACGCATGTCTTCAACGCCCATACTCATCCTATCGGCCCTACTGCTCTTGCCGGCTGTGACCGGCTGTTCCCGAAACTTCAACGACGATCCCGACGCCGAGGTTCCTTCCACGGCC includes:
- a CDS encoding MTH1187 family thiamine-binding protein, translating into MKVIIDLSIVPLGVGLSLSQYIAACQEVLKEAGLKTHMHASGTNIEGEWDEVMDAVKQCFEKVHSMGAPRVTASMRLGTRTDKDTSMDYKVDSVREKTDA
- a CDS encoding M23 family metallopeptidase, which encodes MLGVEAPVTDHPEAGDGESPAGSRLELRDVRAAAFGSQVRGYRRDEGRWEVLLGIDLDVKPGTYPVEVTALLEESGPDSGRTLRTQHVLWIEDKTFPTRKLTVAPKYVDPPPETQERIARESRLLVDLFHTSTPQRYWRGEFVAPVPGRVNRDSFGKRSIFNGKPRSPHTGADFSAPSGTPVKAPNAGKVVLARDLYFAGRTVILDHGLGLYSFFAHLSEFKVDEGQMVERGEVLGLTGSTGRVTGPHLHYAVRLDNARVDPLALMELLGPEAH
- a CDS encoding DUF2203 domain-containing protein is translated as MSDKYFTVEEARKLLPQIREAMERAIDASQLMQGFASEIQTLADNAVSNAGSPAGTAYLEHLLTLNSYISAIQDAGCLVKSVEDGLVDFPHLKDGREVYLCWRYGEDDIKYWHEVEAGFAGRKPLADS
- a CDS encoding transglutaminase-like domain-containing protein; translation: MSIPLDDFLEAVEGPSRHWDLLEISLQLCRAAYPDDDLKGARRTVDDLGQSVLNHPEAGGEAFQKINALNEVIYEDFGLKGDTEDFYNPDNSYLSRVLERRRGIPISLCVLYRELAERIGLHLDSVAMPAHFLLRHSMPYRNIFLDPFSRGKILLEDGCRELLEDLSRNSIDFRSEFLQPASNRTVVLRMLANLKQIYRQGGNRRLLIEVLDRRIPLLDDPSYEVLERGLLYFDLDQYGEALRDLEGFLRTSSNEELKRLIEEKLGEVRRLARTH